In Saccharomycodes ludwigii strain NBRC 1722 chromosome III, whole genome shotgun sequence, one DNA window encodes the following:
- the MRPS8 gene encoding mitochondrial 37S ribosomal protein uS8m MRPS8 (similar to Saccharomyces cerevisiae YMR158W | MRPS8 | Mitochondrial Ribosomal Protein Small subunit), protein MSLVHLANVCSHLQNCTRVRLSLTSIPYTKLHLQVAYNLYKHGFVSSLQRGSTKGPDVVSVEVTPDNISTRRLWVGLKYRENKPVLSQFGLISKPNLKIILDHSDLTKLCSGISIRKIKPLQPGELILVKDMKNNVVLDINEAIAKRKDNVMVLCRAK, encoded by the coding sequence atgTCCCTAGTCCATTTAGCAAACGTATGTTCACATCTACAAAACTGCACCCGAGTTAGATTGTCTTTAACATCAATTCCATACACAAAATTGCATTTGCAAGTTGCATACAATTTATATAAGCACGGTTTTGTATCTTCATTACAAAGAGGCTCCACAAAAGGTCCAGACGTTGTATCAGTCGAAGTAACACCGGATAATATCTCTACTAGAAGGCTATGGGTCGGGTTAAAATATAGAGAAAATAAACCAGTTCTAAGTCAGTTTGGTTTGATTAGTAAGcccaatttaaaaattatattggATCATTCTGATTTGACTAAATTATGTAGTGGAATTTCcattagaaaaattaagCCATTACAACCTGGTGAACTGATTTTGGTCAAGGACATGAAGAACAACGTAGTTTTGGATATCAATGAAGCTATTgccaaaagaaaagataacGTTATGGTTTTATGCAGAGCTAAATAG
- the BUG1 gene encoding Bug1p (similar to Saccharomyces cerevisiae YDL099W | BUG1 | Binder of USO1 and GRH1) has protein sequence MAEEESKDSSISLEEQERLKKLEEARKKVEALKNKKKNKKIKNKKKDIITANNNSSTGDDKSVENTPDHTLVDDESTENDAKKNRVSIQEEEPREKLTEGEENKIETIVTPKEKESETIITPEMKDDEKIITQEGEENESFITSEKKEDERNTTIENKDNMSETTDRNKNGATDLFEVSSNQALTPDSAHNDNDDFLTSIKKSNELEDLKEKIKALEQELKKLKFHNMEQETNIDDLKDEVTTLQNNLQSTEDTLKETQSALIQQQQLNQQLQQQLNQQQQTEQVVNNGLPLNLQFSSFNNGQKAQNNATDSVRSATPVDRSLMFAKWKEWNVDMTTWRSIGSGPIVEF, from the coding sequence GctagaaaaaaagttgaggctttgaaaaataaaaaaaaaaataaaaaaattaaaaataaaaagaaggatattattactgctaataataacagtagcACTGGTGATGATAAATCAGTAGAGAATACTCCTGATCATACTCTGGTCGATGATGAATCAACTGAAAATGatgccaaaaaaaatagagtGTCGATCCAGGAGGAGGAACCAAGAGAAAAATTGACTGAAGGGGAAgagaataaaattgaaacaaTTGTTACTCCAAAGGAGAAAGAAAGTGAAACAATTATTACACCAGAGATGAAAGAcgatgaaaaaattatcacaCAAGAAGGGGAAGAAAATGAATCATTTATTACAtcagaaaagaaagaggaTGAAAGGAATACTACAATAGAAAACAAAGACAACATGTCCGAAACAACAGATCGAAACAAAAACGGTGCTACTGATTTATTTGAAGTTTCTTCTAATCAAGCTTTAACTCCTGATAGTGCCCACAATGACAATGACGATTTTCTGAcatctataaaaaaaagcaatgAGTTAgaagatttaaaagaaaaaatcaaagCTTTAGAACAAGAACTGAAGAAATTAAAGTTTCATAATATGGAGCAGGAGACCAACATTGATGATTTAAAGGACGAAGTTACAACTCTACAAAATAACTTACAATCCACTGAAGATACACTAAAAGAAACACAGTCAGCTCtaatacaacaacaacaactaaACCAACAACTGCAACAACAGTTAAATCAGCAACAACAGACAGAACAAGTTGTAAACAACGGATTACCATTAAACTTAcaattttcttcatttaATAATGGCCAAAAAGCTCAGAATAACGCTACTGATTCTGTGAGATCTGCTACGCCTGTTGATAGATCTTTAATGTTTGCTAAGTGGAAAGAGTGGAACGTCGATATGACCACTTGGAGATCTATAGGTTCAGGTCCAATCGTAGAATTTTAA